From Magnolia sinica isolate HGM2019 chromosome 13, MsV1, whole genome shotgun sequence, one genomic window encodes:
- the LOC131224069 gene encoding uncharacterized protein LOC131224069, whose protein sequence is MAICSIISAVNHPPPTPSNPSLIPSNSPKATQIPCNWRRQCFSGIASVIISTSTVGFSMGGESFFPASDPQVLAVTEGKMLRWSDKRTCPQWNRNSLENVVPENLPRPSGHWKSNEVAISRAARGIGCFSL, encoded by the exons atggcCATTTGTTCTATCATCTCTGCCGTTAATCACCCCCCTCCCACTCCTTCAAACCCTTCTTTAATTCCAAGCAATTCCCCCAAGGCCACCCAAATCCCATG CAATTGGAGAAGGCAATGTTTTTCGGGCATCGCTAGCGTTATTATCAGTACTTCAACGGTGGGATTTTCGATGGGTGGTGAAAGCTTCTTTCCAGCCTCCGATCCGCAGGTTTTAGCTGTGACAGAAGGAAAAATGTTGAGATGGAGTGACAAGAGAACGTGCCCACAATGGAATAGGAATTCATTAGAAAATGTTGTGCCTGAAAACCTTCCACGGCCCTCAGGTCACTGGAAATCCAATGAGGTTGCCATTTCCAGAGCTGCTCGGGGCATTGGTTGTTTCTCTCTGTAA